From Sebaldella sp. S0638, the proteins below share one genomic window:
- the alsE gene encoding D-allulose 6-phosphate 3-epimerase, with the protein MKKMMFSPSLMCMDLLNMKEQVEILNERADFYHVDIMDGHFVKNITLSPFFVSTLKRVSKLPIDVHLMTEYPDDYIEELAKAGADYICPHAETINKDAFRIINKINSFGCKAGIVLNPATPIEWIKYYIHLLDKITIMTVDPGFAGQPFIPEMLDKIKELKELKEKNGYKYLIEVDGSCNERTFDILTEAGAEVLIVGSSGLFNLDSDLPKAWDKMMEIYEAKTAK; encoded by the coding sequence ATGAAAAAAATGATGTTTTCACCGTCACTTATGTGTATGGATTTGCTTAATATGAAAGAACAGGTGGAAATCTTAAACGAAAGAGCAGATTTTTACCACGTGGATATCATGGACGGGCATTTTGTAAAAAATATAACATTATCACCATTTTTTGTATCAACTTTGAAAAGAGTATCAAAACTTCCGATAGATGTACATCTTATGACAGAATATCCGGATGATTACATTGAGGAATTGGCAAAAGCAGGAGCAGACTATATTTGCCCGCATGCAGAAACAATAAATAAAGATGCTTTCAGAATTATTAACAAAATCAACAGCTTTGGATGTAAAGCCGGAATAGTGCTTAATCCTGCTACTCCTATAGAATGGATAAAATACTATATTCATCTGTTGGATAAAATTACTATAATGACAGTAGATCCGGGATTCGCAGGACAGCCTTTTATACCTGAAATGCTGGATAAAATAAAAGAATTAAAAGAACTGAAAGAGAAAAACGGATACAAATATTTAATAGAAGTAGACGGTTCATGTAATGAAAGAACATTTGACATCCTCACGGAAGCAGGTGCTGAGGTACTTATAGTGGGAAGCTCCGGTTTATTTAATTTAGACAGTGATTTGCCTAAAGCCTGGGACAAAATGATGGAAATATACGAGGCAAAAACTGCAAAATAA
- the alsK gene encoding allose kinase has product MQKKYILGIDIGGTNFRTGLVTESYTVEDFRIKPSLVLQNGDFIENLSGEIKDYINKYGNEIEGVGIGFPSCVSKDKKFVYSTPNMKNLDNVNVTDRLSEILNIPVFINKDVNFLMLDDIKKHNMEKDKIVLGFYIGTGFGNAVYINGSILEGKNGVAGELGHIPVMNSEEECPCGNTGCIEIYASGKNLQKILKENFPGDIIDDIFVKHKDNEIIKKYIDTLALPIATEINIFDPDYIIIAGGVPMMKGFPRDYLDKCIYKYARKPFPAENLNIIYSEHDQKSGVLGAAYYIRNMKS; this is encoded by the coding sequence ATGCAAAAAAAGTATATTTTAGGAATTGATATAGGAGGTACGAATTTTAGAACAGGTTTGGTAACGGAATCATACACAGTGGAAGATTTCAGAATAAAACCAAGTCTGGTACTGCAAAACGGTGATTTTATAGAAAATCTTTCTGGTGAAATAAAGGACTATATCAATAAATACGGCAATGAAATAGAAGGTGTGGGGATAGGATTCCCTTCATGCGTAAGTAAGGATAAAAAATTCGTATACTCTACACCGAATATGAAAAATCTGGATAATGTAAATGTAACAGACAGATTATCAGAAATTCTGAATATACCGGTTTTTATAAATAAAGATGTAAATTTCCTGATGCTTGATGATATAAAGAAACATAATATGGAAAAAGATAAAATAGTACTGGGATTTTATATAGGAACAGGATTCGGGAATGCGGTATATATAAACGGAAGTATTCTTGAAGGTAAAAACGGTGTTGCCGGAGAGCTGGGACACATACCGGTGATGAACAGCGAGGAAGAATGTCCTTGTGGTAATACAGGCTGTATAGAGATATATGCTTCGGGGAAAAATCTTCAGAAAATATTAAAGGAAAACTTCCCGGGAGACATAATAGATGACATCTTTGTAAAACATAAAGATAATGAAATAATAAAAAAATACATAGATACTCTTGCTTTGCCAATAGCTACAGAAATAAACATATTCGATCCGGACTACATAATAATAGCAGGCGGAGTTCCGATGATGAAGGGATTTCCAAGAGACTATCTTGATAAATGCATATATAAATATGCAAGAAAGCCTTTCCCCGCAGAAAATCTGAATATAATTTATTCGGAACATGATCAGAAAAGCGGAGTTTTAGGAGCAGCTTATTATATCAGAAATATGAAAAGCTAA
- the alsB gene encoding D-allose transporter substrate-binding protein, which produces MKNIMKIFLLLTMFLLVSCGGAKEEAKTEGTGDAAKTEQKSEGQAEIAIVLKTLSNPFWVEMKEGIEKEAAAQGIKVDIIAASSEEDVQEQLRLIENLLGKGYKAIGIAPLSPVNTIPAIVEANKKGIYIVNIDEKIDMEQLKKSGGSVLAFVTTDNVKVGGKGAEYIIGKLPEGGEVAIIEGKSGNASGEFRKQGATEAFKADSKFKLVASQPADWDRSKALDVAANLIQKYPNLKAIYACNDTMALGAVQAVANAGKTGQILVVGTDGAPEAKDSINQGKLNATVAQDPGMIGATSLRILVDALKEKPQISPDVAPKEVPVESNLISK; this is translated from the coding sequence ATGAAAAATATCATGAAAATTTTTCTATTATTAACAATGTTTTTATTAGTTTCTTGTGGTGGAGCAAAAGAAGAGGCAAAAACTGAAGGTACAGGCGATGCTGCAAAAACTGAACAAAAATCTGAAGGACAAGCCGAAATAGCAATAGTTCTAAAAACTTTATCAAATCCGTTCTGGGTTGAAATGAAGGAAGGAATAGAAAAGGAAGCAGCAGCTCAAGGAATAAAAGTAGACATCATAGCAGCAAGTTCTGAAGAAGATGTACAGGAACAGTTAAGATTAATAGAAAACTTATTGGGAAAAGGGTACAAAGCAATTGGTATAGCTCCTCTGTCACCGGTTAACACAATTCCGGCAATAGTAGAAGCTAACAAAAAAGGGATTTATATAGTAAACATTGATGAAAAAATTGACATGGAACAGTTAAAAAAATCAGGTGGAAGCGTATTGGCTTTCGTAACAACTGATAACGTAAAAGTTGGTGGAAAAGGTGCAGAGTATATCATCGGAAAATTACCTGAAGGTGGAGAAGTAGCAATTATTGAAGGTAAATCAGGAAATGCATCGGGAGAATTCAGAAAACAAGGTGCTACAGAAGCATTTAAAGCTGATTCTAAGTTTAAATTAGTAGCAAGCCAGCCGGCTGACTGGGACAGATCAAAAGCATTAGACGTAGCGGCAAACTTAATTCAAAAATATCCTAACTTAAAAGCAATCTATGCATGTAATGATACAATGGCTCTTGGAGCTGTACAGGCAGTAGCAAATGCTGGGAAAACTGGTCAGATATTAGTAGTAGGAACTGACGGAGCCCCTGAAGCAAAAGACTCTATCAATCAAGGAAAACTAAACGCAACAGTAGCACAAGATCCTGGAATGATAGGTGCAACAAGTTTAAGAATATTAGTAGACGCATTAAAAGAAAAACCACAGATTTCTCCAGATGTAGCACCTAAAGAAGTGCCTGTAGAATCTAATCTGATTTCAAAATAA
- the lacG gene encoding 6-phospho-beta-galactosidase, with the protein MERLPEDFIFGAATAAFQAEGAVNEGGRGKCYWDEYLHRAESTFNGDTASDFYHKYREDISLCREYGINGIRISIAWSRIIPDGFGEVNQKGVDFYNDMINACIEAGVEPYVTLHHFDTPLGLFKQGDWLNRENTDYFVRFAKICFEKFGDRVKKWITINEPWSVVAGQYIIGHFPPNIKYDLPKAVQAMHNMCTAHAKTVIEYKKLNLDGEIGIIHILESKYPISEKPEDKRAAFLEDTLANKFMLDASLKGAYSESTMQTILGILEKYDAKLDIKDDEPDILKKGAELNDFLGVNYYASHFLKGYEGETEIHHNGTGKKGTAIFRIKGVGERVKNPEIETTDWDWPIYPKGLYDMLVRIKEEYPDYKKIYVTENGMGYKDDFINGEINDIPRIDYIRKHLTAINQAVTYGVNIKGYFVWSLMDVLSWTNGFNKRYGLFYVDFQTQERYPKKSAYWYKEISKSGIIK; encoded by the coding sequence ATGGAAAGATTACCTGAAGATTTTATTTTTGGGGCAGCAACAGCGGCATTTCAGGCAGAAGGCGCAGTTAATGAAGGCGGCAGGGGAAAATGCTATTGGGACGAATATCTGCACAGAGCTGAAAGTACCTTTAACGGTGACACTGCCAGCGACTTTTATCATAAATACAGGGAAGATATATCTCTATGCCGGGAATACGGCATAAACGGTATAAGAATCTCAATAGCATGGTCAAGGATAATTCCTGACGGTTTCGGAGAAGTAAATCAAAAAGGTGTTGATTTTTATAATGATATGATAAATGCCTGTATTGAAGCAGGTGTAGAACCTTATGTAACACTTCATCATTTTGACACTCCTCTTGGATTATTTAAACAAGGTGACTGGCTGAATAGAGAGAATACAGATTATTTTGTAAGATTTGCAAAAATATGTTTTGAAAAATTCGGAGACAGAGTAAAAAAATGGATTACAATAAACGAACCATGGTCTGTAGTTGCCGGGCAGTATATAATAGGGCATTTTCCTCCGAATATAAAATATGATCTTCCAAAAGCAGTACAGGCAATGCATAATATGTGTACAGCCCATGCAAAAACAGTTATTGAATATAAAAAATTGAACTTAGACGGTGAAATAGGGATAATTCATATCTTAGAATCGAAATATCCAATATCTGAAAAACCCGAAGATAAAAGAGCTGCTTTTCTTGAAGACACACTGGCGAACAAATTTATGCTGGATGCTTCATTAAAAGGTGCTTACAGTGAAAGCACAATGCAGACTATACTGGGAATTCTGGAAAAATATGATGCAAAACTTGATATAAAAGATGATGAACCTGATATTCTGAAAAAAGGGGCAGAGCTGAATGATTTTCTTGGAGTTAATTATTATGCAAGCCATTTTTTGAAAGGGTATGAAGGAGAAACAGAAATTCATCATAATGGTACGGGGAAGAAAGGAACCGCTATTTTTAGAATAAAAGGAGTAGGTGAAAGAGTAAAAAATCCTGAGATAGAAACAACTGACTGGGACTGGCCTATTTATCCAAAAGGTTTATACGATATGCTTGTAAGAATAAAAGAAGAATATCCTGATTATAAAAAAATTTATGTAACAGAAAACGGGATGGGATATAAGGATGACTTTATAAATGGTGAAATAAACGATATTCCCAGAATTGACTATATAAGAAAGCATCTGACAGCGATAAATCAGGCTGTGACTTATGGGGTAAATATAAAGGGGTACTTTGTGTGGTCGTTAATGGATGTTTTATCATGGACAAACGGGTTTAACAAAAGATACGGTTTATTTTATGTAGACTTTCAGACACAGGAAAGATATCCTAAAAAAAGTGCTTACTGGTATAAAGAGATTTCAAAATCTGGTATCATAAAGTAA
- a CDS encoding PTS lactose transporter subunit IIBC, which translates to MMKLVKWITKMQPFFNKISNNPYLRAIRDGFISLIPVILFSSIFLLIAFVPNAFGYFLPDNIVNVLMKAYSLSMGILAILMSSTIARSLTDNFNLKMPKTRQINTVSVMIASIISFLLLSTDLKDGAISLDYLGTKGLLTSFIIGFTIPNIYKFCVGRNITIKLPKEVPGNISQTFADIIPISLSVLLFWIFDIAVRKFIGVGFSEFILELFRPLFSAADGYIGLAVIFGAMAFFWFVGIHGPSIVEPAVAAIYLTNVEVNFQMFSKGEHATKVLSQGSQYFVATLGGTGATLVIIFMMAFIAKSKQLKAVGKASLIPGLFGVNEPILFGAPLVLNPVFFIPFIFTPIINVWLLKFFITIGMNGFVYNLPWTTPGPLGLIIGTGFSPLVFLLVPLLLVIDFIIYYPFLKTYDLQLIKQEEEDSAVTEQPQEKPETEDKKIYDIKDKKVSVLVLCANGATSGMLANAIAEGAKQKNMDLESTAMAYGQHKEILDQFDLIILAPQMASMLDELKTETDKAGIKAVSTGGKEYVSLTRNPEEALIFALKNI; encoded by the coding sequence ATGATGAAACTAGTAAAATGGATAACAAAAATGCAGCCGTTTTTTAATAAGATATCTAATAACCCTTATTTACGTGCAATAAGAGACGGTTTTATAAGTCTGATTCCTGTAATATTATTTTCAAGTATATTTTTACTTATAGCATTTGTGCCAAATGCATTCGGATACTTTTTACCTGATAATATTGTTAATGTATTAATGAAAGCTTACTCATTATCTATGGGAATTCTGGCTATACTAATGTCAAGTACCATTGCAAGAAGCCTTACAGATAATTTTAATCTAAAAATGCCTAAAACAAGACAAATAAATACAGTATCAGTGATGATAGCATCTATAATATCATTTCTTCTGTTAAGCACTGATCTGAAAGACGGGGCAATTTCCCTTGATTATCTTGGTACAAAAGGTCTTCTTACATCATTTATAATAGGTTTCACTATTCCTAATATATATAAATTCTGTGTAGGACGTAATATTACCATAAAACTGCCGAAAGAAGTTCCGGGGAATATTTCTCAGACATTTGCCGATATTATTCCAATCTCGCTTTCAGTCCTGCTTTTCTGGATATTTGATATTGCAGTGAGAAAGTTTATCGGGGTAGGTTTCAGCGAATTTATCCTTGAATTATTCAGACCGCTGTTTTCAGCAGCTGACGGATATATCGGACTTGCTGTTATTTTCGGGGCTATGGCGTTTTTCTGGTTTGTGGGAATACATGGCCCGTCAATAGTAGAACCGGCAGTGGCAGCTATATATCTTACAAATGTCGAAGTAAATTTTCAGATGTTCAGTAAAGGAGAACATGCTACAAAGGTTCTTTCACAAGGTTCTCAATATTTCGTGGCAACTTTGGGCGGAACCGGCGCGACACTTGTAATAATATTTATGATGGCATTTATAGCAAAGTCAAAACAGCTGAAAGCCGTGGGAAAAGCCTCTTTGATTCCGGGATTGTTCGGTGTTAACGAGCCGATACTGTTCGGTGCTCCCCTTGTTTTGAATCCTGTATTTTTTATACCGTTTATATTTACACCAATTATAAATGTATGGCTTCTGAAATTTTTCATAACTATAGGCATGAACGGATTCGTCTATAATCTTCCGTGGACAACGCCGGGGCCTTTAGGATTAATAATAGGAACAGGATTTTCTCCGCTTGTATTTCTGCTTGTACCTCTGCTTCTTGTGATTGACTTTATAATTTATTATCCGTTCCTGAAAACTTATGATCTTCAGCTTATTAAACAGGAAGAAGAAGACAGTGCAGTAACTGAACAGCCTCAGGAAAAACCTGAAACTGAAGATAAAAAAATATATGATATAAAAGATAAAAAAGTGTCTGTACTTGTATTGTGTGCAAACGGAGCAACAAGCGGAATGCTCGCCAACGCAATCGCAGAAGGTGCTAAGCAGAAGAATATGGATCTGGAATCAACTGCTATGGCATATGGTCAGCATAAAGAAATACTGGATCAGTTTGATCTTATTATACTGGCTCCGCAAATGGCTTCAATGCTTGATGAATTAAAGACGGAAACAGATAAAGCAGGAATAAAGGCAGTTTCTACAGGTGGGAAAGAATATGTTTCCCTGACTAGAAACCCTGAGGAAGCATTGATATTCGCACTTAAGAATATATAG
- a CDS encoding PTS lactose/cellobiose transporter subunit IIA → MTREEVTMIGFEIVAYAGEARSKLLMAIKEAENSNFEKAETLVAEAGEVLLEAHAQQTEMIQKEAAGETNEIGFIMVHAQDHLMTAMLLKDLTQHFINLYKKSN, encoded by the coding sequence ATGACTAGAGAAGAAGTAACAATGATTGGATTTGAAATAGTGGCTTACGCCGGTGAAGCAAGATCAAAACTGCTGATGGCAATAAAGGAAGCAGAAAATTCTAATTTTGAAAAGGCTGAAACACTTGTAGCCGAGGCAGGCGAAGTATTGCTGGAAGCCCATGCCCAACAGACAGAAATGATACAAAAAGAAGCAGCTGGCGAAACTAATGAAATAGGCTTTATAATGGTGCATGCCCAGGATCATCTGATGACTGCTATGTTATTAAAGGATCTCACACAACATTTTATAAATTTATATAAAAAATCTAATTAA
- the lacB gene encoding galactose-6-phosphate isomerase subunit LacB has protein sequence MKIAVGCDHIVTDTKNEVVRYLKEKGHEVFDEGTYDFERTHYPIYARRVGVRVLNKEADFGIVICGTGVGISNAASKVPGVRISLVRDVLTARMARKHLNANVLGLGARITGIGLIQNIIDEFLAEKYVETGENRELISKIDNFKKEYDEIKHENFFDEFIEKWNQGFYHD, from the coding sequence ATGAAAATAGCAGTCGGATGCGATCATATTGTAACAGATACTAAAAATGAAGTAGTCAGATATCTAAAAGAAAAAGGTCATGAAGTTTTTGATGAAGGAACTTATGATTTTGAAAGAACACATTATCCTATATATGCAAGAAGAGTAGGTGTAAGAGTCTTAAATAAGGAAGCGGATTTCGGGATAGTAATATGCGGAACAGGTGTGGGAATATCAAATGCGGCAAGTAAAGTTCCAGGGGTAAGAATATCACTCGTAAGAGATGTTCTCACTGCAAGAATGGCAAGAAAACATCTAAATGCAAATGTACTGGGTTTAGGTGCGAGAATTACCGGAATCGGGCTTATTCAGAATATAATCGATGAATTTCTTGCGGAAAAATATGTGGAGACAGGGGAAAACAGAGAATTAATCAGTAAAATTGATAATTTCAAAAAAGAATATGATGAAATAAAACATGAGAATTTTTTCGATGAGTTTATAGAAAAATGGAATCAGGGCTTTTATCACGATTAA
- the lacA gene encoding galactose-6-phosphate isomerase subunit LacA: MKIGLGSSEGGKHLKEKIKEYLLAKKYEIIDYADEENDICNISYKISEAVTKGEIEKGIILDDFGIAPFMICSKQKGIVCAQVADEHSAKMTRDHNNTSIITIGYEITGEALAKSICNVFAESNYSGGRHQVRVDMLNKM, from the coding sequence ATGAAAATTGGTCTAGGCAGCTCAGAAGGCGGAAAACACTTAAAGGAAAAAATAAAAGAATATCTGTTGGCTAAAAAGTATGAAATCATTGATTACGCAGATGAAGAAAATGATATCTGCAATATTTCATATAAAATATCAGAGGCAGTGACAAAAGGAGAGATTGAAAAAGGGATAATTTTAGATGATTTTGGAATTGCACCATTTATGATATGTTCAAAACAGAAAGGAATTGTTTGTGCGCAGGTCGCAGATGAACATTCGGCAAAGATGACAAGAGATCATAATAATACAAGCATTATCACAATAGGATATGAAATCACAGGAGAAGCACTCGCCAAGAGTATCTGCAATGTTTTTGCCGAATCGAACTATTCGGGAGGAAGACATCAGGTTAGAGTCGATATGCTTAATAAAATGTAG
- a CDS encoding DeoR/GlpR family DNA-binding transcription regulator produces the protein MKEQRIDMIMKELEKYGIVTVNDLMKKLGVTRMTIGRDLKLLEDSGMLKRTHGGAVRNNDLNLVELTHLQKKNINISKKEEIGKLAGNYIENGDIIFIGASTTNECLLKYIKNKRIRIITNSFYIFEQYKGNEDFELILTGGIWREKSGAFIGEITDRVLSEIKVDKSFIGANGIKDNNVTNSNKEEASLQKVIMSNSQKNYVLIDSNKFDLKDLYTFYQTDKIDGIITDSGLAAALKKKYEKYTKIIN, from the coding sequence ATGAAAGAACAAAGAATAGATATGATAATGAAAGAATTAGAAAAATACGGCATTGTCACGGTAAATGACCTGATGAAAAAACTCGGCGTTACCAGAATGACCATAGGACGTGATCTGAAGCTGCTGGAAGATTCCGGCATGCTGAAAAGAACTCACGGCGGTGCGGTAAGAAATAATGACTTGAATCTGGTGGAACTCACACATTTACAGAAAAAAAATATAAATATATCAAAAAAAGAAGAAATCGGAAAACTTGCTGGTAATTATATAGAAAACGGAGATATAATATTCATAGGTGCAAGCACTACCAATGAGTGTCTTTTGAAATATATAAAAAATAAACGTATAAGAATTATTACAAATTCTTTTTATATATTCGAACAATATAAAGGAAACGAAGATTTTGAACTGATACTAACAGGCGGAATATGGCGGGAAAAATCAGGAGCTTTTATAGGAGAAATAACAGACAGGGTTTTATCTGAAATTAAAGTAGACAAAAGTTTTATAGGTGCTAACGGAATAAAGGATAATAATGTAACTAATTCCAATAAAGAAGAAGCAAGTCTTCAAAAGGTCATCATGAGTAATTCCCAGAAAAATTATGTATTAATAGACAGTAATAAATTTGACCTGAAAGATTTATATACTTTTTACCAGACTGATAAAATTGACGGAATAATAACAGACAGCGGACTTGCTGCTGCTCTTAAGAAAAAATATGAAAAATACACTAAAATTATTAATTAA
- a CDS encoding deoxyribodipyrimidine photo-lyase has product MFENRIKSLNNKKMDKNGEFVIYWMQRSIRSSCNHSLEYAVQIANDLKKDLLVIFCFDSKFSEMNERSCYFLFESLKDTEENLKKRGIRFIVLDSSPLITKLLEYAEKSVCVITDRGYLKYLREIREKAAEKILVRMVQVESDVVVPVETASSKEEYSAKTLRGKLHKVLEFYINREFDYIHYEMNYLGEIKTDFDLKKMYEILGKLNIDRSVKKSEYFYGGENTAKKTLETFIAEKLDGYSKYRNNPELDYQSDLSPYLHFGNISPLFIAKEILKSQKNKESTDDFLEELIVRRELAINFVYYNPDYDKFQNMTYSWAYETMEKHKNDQKDYIYSPDILEKAETHDEYWNSAQKEMMITGKMHGYMRMYWAKKIIEWSEGFDKAYEVIKYLNNKYFIDGRDENSYAGIAWCFGKHDRAWNERNIFGKIRYMNSNGLKRKFNIDMYTEKINKL; this is encoded by the coding sequence ATGTTTGAAAACAGAATAAAAAGTCTTAATAATAAAAAGATGGATAAAAACGGAGAGTTTGTAATCTATTGGATGCAGAGAAGCATAAGAAGTTCTTGTAATCATTCATTGGAATATGCTGTTCAGATAGCAAATGACTTAAAAAAAGATTTACTGGTAATTTTTTGCTTTGACAGTAAATTTTCAGAGATGAATGAAAGAAGCTGTTACTTTTTGTTTGAATCACTTAAAGATACAGAGGAAAACCTGAAAAAAAGAGGAATCAGATTTATAGTTTTAGATTCCAGCCCTTTGATAACAAAGCTTTTGGAATATGCTGAAAAATCTGTCTGTGTAATAACTGACAGGGGGTATTTAAAGTATTTGAGAGAAATAAGGGAAAAAGCAGCTGAAAAAATTTTAGTGAGAATGGTGCAGGTAGAGTCTGATGTGGTGGTTCCCGTTGAAACGGCATCTTCTAAAGAAGAATACTCAGCGAAGACTCTTAGGGGAAAGCTGCATAAAGTCTTAGAATTTTACATAAACAGAGAGTTTGATTATATTCATTATGAAATGAATTATCTCGGGGAAATTAAGACAGACTTTGATCTGAAAAAAATGTATGAGATATTAGGAAAACTGAATATAGACAGATCAGTAAAAAAGTCAGAATATTTTTACGGAGGAGAAAATACTGCGAAAAAAACTCTTGAAACTTTTATAGCTGAAAAATTAGACGGATACAGTAAATATAGAAATAATCCTGAATTGGACTATCAGTCGGATTTATCACCTTATCTGCATTTTGGGAATATATCCCCTCTGTTTATTGCAAAGGAGATTTTGAAGTCGCAAAAAAACAAAGAATCTACAGATGATTTTTTGGAAGAACTTATAGTAAGAAGAGAATTAGCAATAAATTTCGTATATTATAACCCGGACTATGATAAGTTTCAGAATATGACTTATTCATGGGCATATGAAACTATGGAGAAACATAAAAATGATCAAAAGGATTATATCTATTCCCCTGATATTCTAGAAAAAGCAGAAACACACGATGAATACTGGAATTCAGCTCAGAAAGAAATGATGATAACAGGGAAAATGCATGGTTATATGAGAATGTACTGGGCAAAGAAAATAATAGAATGGTCTGAAGGATTTGATAAAGCCTATGAAGTAATAAAATATCTGAATAATAAATATTTTATTGACGGAAGAGATGAAAACAGCTATGCAGGAATAGCATGGTGCTTCGGGAAGCACGACAGAGCATGGAATGAACGGAATATTTTCGGGAAAATAAGATACATGAATTCAAACGGATTGAAAAGAAAATTTAATATAGATATGTATACAGAGAAAATAAATAAATTATAA
- a CDS encoding transcriptional regulator → MVLSDIDKQILESYKTMVDGLANYLGPSSEVVLHSLEDYNRSVVKIANGHHTGRKIGAPITDIALKMLSEIKNSDDKICKTYYTRSKTGNSLKSNTTAIYGENGRIIGLLCMNLNLDTSFGEFIKSFFPSKDQNMQNNNENNEIFANSTSELVLSALDNIVTEVNNDSFVSSINKNKEIIKRLYDKGIFNIKDSPNLVADYLKISKNTVYLHLRNYSK, encoded by the coding sequence ATGGTTTTATCGGATATAGATAAACAGATATTAGAGTCTTATAAGACCATGGTGGACGGATTGGCAAATTATTTAGGACCTTCTTCTGAAGTAGTTCTTCACAGTTTGGAAGATTACAACCGTTCTGTTGTAAAGATAGCAAACGGACACCATACAGGAAGAAAGATCGGAGCTCCTATCACGGATATTGCTCTGAAAATGCTTTCTGAAATTAAAAATTCTGATGACAAGATTTGTAAAACATACTATACCAGATCTAAAACAGGTAACTCGCTAAAATCGAATACCACAGCCATCTACGGAGAAAACGGCAGAATTATAGGATTACTATGTATGAACCTGAATTTAGACACTTCATTCGGCGAGTTTATCAAAAGCTTTTTTCCAAGCAAAGATCAAAATATGCAGAACAACAATGAAAATAACGAAATTTTTGCTAATTCCACGAGCGAATTGGTTCTCAGTGCATTAGATAATATTGTTACAGAAGTAAATAATGACTCCTTTGTTTCTTCAATAAACAAAAACAAAGAGATCATTAAAAGGCTTTATGACAAGGGGATTTTCAATATCAAAGATTCACCGAATCTTGTAGCTGATTATCTGAAAATTTCCAAAAATACAGTTTATTTGCATTTAAGAAATTACTCAAAATAA